One Clostridia bacterium DNA window includes the following coding sequences:
- a CDS encoding ADP-ribosylglycohydrolase family protein, which yields MSLLSAAGDSIQLIWSTAFSPIVILTGDTVAEDFEAAVTYAVNLGGDADTIGAMTGAIAGAYHGARAIPRRWKDQVENLGKGRDYIQSLATQLFDLWKSRQKGGE from the coding sequence CTGAGTCTCTTATCCGCTGCCGGGGATTCGATCCAGCTGATATGGTCAACAGCTTTCTCGCCAATTGTCATCCTTACCGGGGATACAGTAGCCGAGGATTTTGAAGCAGCGGTGACCTATGCCGTCAATTTAGGCGGTGATGCCGATACTATTGGCGCCATGACGGGAGCCATAGCTGGAGCTTATCATGGGGCTCGGGCCATCCCCAGGCGGTGGAAGGACCAGGTAGAAAACCTGGGTAAGGGCCGGGACTACATCCAATCTTTGGCTACCCAACTATTTGATTTATGGAAGAGCCGCCAAAAAGGGGGAGAGTAA